A single region of the Methylocystis echinoides genome encodes:
- a CDS encoding DUF1289 domain-containing protein — MVESPCNKICTLNAAHICIGCGRSRAEIGGWSQMSDGDKKRVVARAKERLAAMGGARKATESR; from the coding sequence ATGGTTGAAAGTCCCTGCAACAAGATCTGCACGCTCAACGCCGCGCACATCTGCATCGGCTGTGGCCGCAGCCGCGCCGAAATCGGCGGCTGGTCACAAATGTCCGACGGTGACAAAAAGCGCGTCGTCGCCAGGGCGAAGGAGCGACTCGCCGCCATGGGCGGCGCGCGGAAGGCGACGGAAAGCCGCTAG
- the fabI gene encoding enoyl-ACP reductase FabI, producing MTVATGLMQGKRGLVMGVANDHSIAYGIARVLASHGASLAFTYQGEALGKRVKPLAEEMGSNLVLPCDVEDLSTVDAVFARLQEEWGELDFLVHSLAYSDKSELKGLYADTSRDNFIRTMVISCFSFTEAAKRAAAMMKNGGSMVTVSFGGGTHVMPNYNVMGVAKAALDSSVRYLAADYGARGIRVNAISPGPVRTMAGAGITGARAMGAFQKQHCPLRRMITLDEIGGSALYFLSELSGGVTGDIHVVDAGYNIMLQPRPEDLNGTE from the coding sequence ATGACGGTTGCGACTGGTTTGATGCAGGGGAAGCGCGGGCTCGTGATGGGCGTCGCCAATGACCACTCCATTGCCTATGGCATTGCCCGCGTGCTCGCGAGCCACGGCGCTTCGCTCGCCTTCACCTATCAGGGGGAGGCGCTCGGCAAGCGCGTGAAGCCGCTCGCCGAGGAGATGGGCTCCAATCTCGTGCTGCCCTGCGACGTCGAGGATCTGTCGACCGTCGACGCGGTGTTTGCGCGCCTCCAGGAGGAGTGGGGCGAACTGGACTTCCTCGTGCATTCGCTCGCCTATTCGGACAAGAGCGAATTGAAGGGCCTCTACGCCGACACCTCGCGCGACAATTTCATCCGCACCATGGTGATTTCCTGCTTCTCCTTCACCGAGGCCGCCAAGCGCGCCGCCGCGATGATGAAGAACGGCGGATCGATGGTGACCGTGAGCTTCGGCGGCGGCACCCATGTCATGCCCAATTACAACGTGATGGGCGTCGCCAAGGCCGCGCTCGATTCCTCCGTGCGCTATCTCGCCGCCGATTACGGCGCGCGCGGCATTCGCGTCAACGCCATCTCGCCGGGTCCCGTGCGCACGATGGCGGGCGCGGGCATCACCGGCGCGCGGGCCATGGGCGCCTTCCAGAAGCAGCACTGCCCGCTGCGGCGAATGATCACGCTCGATGAAATCGGCGGCTCGGCGCTCTATTTCCTGTCCGAGCTCTCGGGCGGCGTCACCGGCGACATTCATGTCGTCGACGCGGGCTACAACATCATGTTGCAGCCGCGCCCGGAGGATTTGAACGGGACCGAATAA
- the cybH gene encoding Ni/Fe-hydrogenase, b-type cytochrome subunit gives MQDYAPLVVSADTTGKRGVPRTTVYVYEAPVRMWHWINAACIVVLVVTGYLICSPLPTTSGEAADRFLTGYIRFAHFAAGEIFALAFVARMLWAFVGNYYSRQLFYIPFWKPRFWYGVAYETAWYLFLVKKPLKYVGHNPLANVAMVLMFTCVAMFMIASGGALYSEAKGIDSIQATLFGWMFDIFPNSQEMHALHHAGMWILILFIMFHVYAAIREDIVSRQTMISSITTGHRSFRDDD, from the coding sequence ATGCAGGATTATGCTCCCCTCGTCGTATCCGCGGATACGACCGGCAAACGCGGCGTGCCGCGCACGACGGTCTATGTGTATGAAGCGCCGGTGCGCATGTGGCACTGGATCAACGCCGCCTGCATTGTCGTGCTTGTCGTGACCGGCTATCTCATCTGCTCGCCGCTGCCGACGACCAGCGGCGAGGCGGCGGACAGGTTTCTGACGGGCTATATCCGCTTCGCCCATTTCGCCGCGGGAGAGATCTTCGCGCTCGCTTTCGTGGCGCGGATGCTGTGGGCCTTCGTCGGCAATTACTATTCTCGCCAGCTCTTCTACATCCCCTTCTGGAAGCCGCGGTTCTGGTACGGGGTCGCCTATGAAACGGCCTGGTATCTCTTCCTCGTCAAAAAGCCGCTGAAATATGTCGGCCATAACCCGCTGGCCAATGTCGCGATGGTTCTCATGTTCACCTGCGTCGCCATGTTCATGATCGCCAGCGGCGGCGCGCTTTATTCCGAGGCGAAAGGCATCGACTCCATACAGGCGACGCTGTTCGGCTGGATGTTCGACATCTTCCCCAACAGTCAGGAGATGCATGCGCTGCATCATGCGGGCATGTGGATTTTGATCCTCTTCATCATGTTCCACGTCTATGCCGCCATCCGGGAGGACATCGTTTCCCGCCAGACCATGATCTCCTCGATCACCACGGGTCATCGCTCCTTCCGCGACGACGATTAG
- a CDS encoding FmdB family zinc ribbon protein, translated as MPLYAYTCQDCEAAFELLVRASDTPQCPACGSAQLAQQVSRICREIKYPAIAKSWRRRAAAEGDLSNFNKAERGKL; from the coding sequence ATGCCCCTTTACGCCTATACCTGTCAGGATTGCGAGGCCGCGTTCGAGCTTCTGGTGCGCGCCTCCGACACGCCGCAATGCCCCGCCTGCGGCTCGGCGCAGCTCGCGCAGCAGGTCTCGCGGATCTGTCGGGAAATCAAATATCCGGCGATCGCGAAATCCTGGCGCCGGCGCGCCGCCGCCGAGGGCGATCTCTCCAATTTCAACAAGGCCGAGCGCGGCAAGCTCTAG
- a CDS encoding c-type cytochrome, protein MRRALLSTLVFVCGAMAAASQPTLAQGADPAAGARLAQEQCAACHAVGADPHAKSPNADAPSFALVAHMPSTTELSLKVFLRSSHKNMPNFILPPEEIDSVASYILSLKKK, encoded by the coding sequence ATGAGACGGGCGCTTCTGTCGACGTTGGTTTTTGTCTGCGGCGCGATGGCCGCCGCCTCGCAGCCGACCTTGGCGCAGGGCGCCGATCCGGCGGCCGGGGCGCGTCTCGCGCAGGAGCAGTGCGCCGCCTGCCACGCCGTCGGCGCCGACCCGCATGCAAAGAGCCCCAACGCCGACGCGCCCTCTTTCGCGCTGGTCGCGCACATGCCCTCGACCACCGAACTGTCGCTGAAGGTGTTCCTGCGCTCCTCGCACAAGAACATGCCCAACTTCATCCTCCCCCCTGAGGAGATCGACTCGGTCGCCTCCTATATCCTCAGCCTGAAGAAGAAGTAG
- a CDS encoding methyl-accepting chemotaxis protein: MANDRVTSGNRGAALQGWEKLLPAVVFFACGVSVCGMQFAAHGFVSTYGLIEAAAFAGAVVAINFYAIDAARVAVLPSREAELRLAVLARAAGQLLADSQVQTGLETNMNALRAQLESFGPPRRDGDKLYYGDHLVNGDDAIVDEVARAHGGVASIFLGDARIATNETTPDGARAIGASFEECPARDTLFGDGRLFVGEIKIFNRNHLTICEPIVVGEQVVGALFVGVERVDKELLLRAIASYEDRAERMLSSIESLHSALAARAEVEAAALADRSAFAEAARRAEAERTRVGRVQSMAMEVLSRSLKLFAQGDLTVRLGRDFPAEFGRLRDDFNEAAERLMGLVRSVVSSAGSIHGTTTNISSSADELARRTEQQAANLEETAAVLSSLTESVKKSAEGSERAAKIAEGADQEAKQGGVVVRQAVEAMQMISQSSHQISQIIGVIDEIAFQTNLLALNAGVEAARAGESGRGFAVVAAEVRVLAQRCAVAARDIKGLIQKSTQQVDSGVEMVSNTGDALDRIITQASEIHRVVVDISETVNEQAIGLQEVNVAMGQMDTMTQQNATMVDESSTATRSLSAETKKLAELVAQFRTGDEPQPRPGNADAARSGRRVA, from the coding sequence ATGGCGAATGATCGCGTTACGTCTGGAAATCGGGGCGCCGCGCTCCAGGGCTGGGAGAAGCTGCTGCCAGCCGTCGTCTTTTTTGCTTGCGGCGTCAGCGTTTGCGGCATGCAGTTCGCAGCGCATGGCTTCGTGTCGACTTATGGGCTCATCGAAGCGGCCGCCTTTGCGGGCGCGGTGGTGGCGATCAATTTCTATGCGATAGACGCGGCCCGCGTGGCCGTGCTGCCCTCGCGCGAAGCCGAATTGCGGCTCGCCGTGCTGGCGCGCGCCGCCGGTCAGCTGCTCGCCGACTCCCAGGTGCAGACAGGGCTCGAGACGAATATGAACGCCCTGCGCGCGCAGCTCGAGTCCTTCGGCCCGCCGCGGCGCGACGGCGACAAGCTGTATTACGGCGACCATCTGGTGAATGGCGACGACGCGATCGTCGACGAGGTCGCGCGCGCCCATGGCGGCGTCGCGAGCATTTTCCTCGGCGACGCGCGCATCGCCACCAATGAGACGACGCCCGACGGCGCGCGCGCGATCGGCGCCAGTTTCGAGGAATGTCCGGCGCGCGACACGCTGTTTGGCGACGGGCGCCTCTTCGTCGGCGAAATCAAAATCTTCAACAGGAATCATCTGACCATCTGCGAGCCGATCGTCGTCGGCGAGCAGGTCGTCGGCGCGCTGTTCGTCGGCGTCGAACGGGTCGACAAGGAACTGCTGCTGCGGGCGATCGCCTCCTATGAAGACAGGGCGGAGCGCATGCTGTCGTCCATCGAGTCGCTGCACAGCGCGCTCGCGGCGCGCGCCGAAGTCGAAGCGGCGGCGCTCGCGGACCGCTCGGCCTTCGCCGAAGCCGCGCGGCGCGCGGAAGCGGAGCGCACGCGCGTGGGCAGGGTCCAGTCGATGGCGATGGAGGTCCTCAGCCGCAGCCTGAAGCTCTTCGCGCAGGGCGATCTCACCGTGCGCCTCGGTCGCGATTTCCCGGCGGAATTTGGGCGGCTGCGCGACGATTTCAACGAAGCGGCGGAAAGGCTCATGGGCCTCGTGCGCAGCGTCGTGTCGAGCGCCGGCTCGATCCATGGCACGACCACCAATATTTCGAGCTCGGCCGACGAGCTTGCGCGCCGCACCGAGCAGCAGGCGGCCAATCTCGAGGAAACCGCGGCGGTGCTGAGTTCGCTCACCGAGTCGGTGAAGAAATCGGCCGAGGGATCGGAGCGCGCCGCCAAGATCGCCGAAGGCGCCGATCAGGAGGCCAAACAGGGCGGCGTCGTGGTCAGGCAGGCCGTCGAGGCGATGCAGATGATTTCGCAGTCGTCGCATCAGATCAGCCAGATCATCGGCGTCATCGACGAGATCGCCTTTCAGACAAATCTGCTCGCGCTCAACGCCGGCGTCGAGGCCGCGCGCGCCGGCGAATCGGGCAGGGGCTTCGCCGTCGTCGCCGCCGAGGTGCGCGTGCTCGCGCAACGCTGCGCCGTCGCCGCGCGCGACATCAAGGGCCTCATCCAGAAGTCCACGCAGCAGGTCGATTCCGGCGTGGAGATGGTCTCGAACACCGGCGACGCGCTCGATCGCATCATCACGCAGGCGTCCGAAATCCATCGTGTCGTCGTGGACATCAGCGAGACCGTCAACGAACAGGCCATCGGTCTGCAGGAGGTCAATGTGGCCATGGGGCAGATGGACACCATGACGCAGCAGAACGCGACCATGGTTGATGAATCATCGACGGCGACGCGCTCCCTGTCGGCGGAGACCAAGAAACTCGCCGAACTCGTCGCGCAGTTCCGCACCGGGGACGAGCCGCAGCCGCGGCCCGGGAACGCGGACGCCGCACGGAGCGGGCGGCGCGTCGCGTGA
- a CDS encoding nickel-dependent hydrogenase large subunit → MTTRTPNGFALDNSGKRVVVDPVTRIEGHLRVEVNVDSSNVIRNAVSTGTMWRGIETILRGRDPRDAWAFTERICGVCTGTHALASVRAVEDALAIKIPENANSIRNIMQLTLLAHDHIVHFYHLHALDWVDVVSALKADPKETSLLAQSISPWPLSSPGYFKDIQARLTKFVDSGQLGPFKNGYWGSSAYKLPPEANLMAVTHYLEALDFQKEIVKIHTIFGGKNPHPNWLVGGVPCPLNIDGVGGIGAINIESLNYVSTIIDQTNQFIEQVYLPDVMAIASFYKDWLHGGGLAGKSMMSYGDVPERANDFSEKSLNLPRGAIINGNLSEVHPIDLRNSSEIQEFVTHSWYAYPDETRGLHPWDGVTEPHFALGPKTKGVKTNIESLDESAKYSFIKAPRWKGHAMEVGPLARWAIGYAQNKPEFKGPIEKTLRDLDLPPEALFSTLGRTAARALEAQWAGQQLRRFYDKLIATIKAGDSSTANTEKWKPESWPKDCKGVGFSEAPRGALGHWIKIKDTRIANYQCVVPTTWNGSPRDPKGNIGAFEAALLGTPMVDASQPLEILRTLHSFDPCLACSTHVMSEDGQEMASVKVL, encoded by the coding sequence ATGACCACCCGCACGCCGAATGGATTCGCCCTCGACAACAGCGGCAAGCGCGTCGTCGTCGATCCCGTCACCCGGATCGAAGGCCATTTGCGCGTCGAGGTGAATGTCGATTCAAGCAATGTCATTCGCAACGCCGTCTCGACCGGCACGATGTGGCGCGGCATCGAGACCATTCTGCGCGGTCGCGATCCGCGCGACGCCTGGGCCTTCACCGAACGCATCTGCGGCGTCTGCACCGGCACGCATGCGCTTGCTTCCGTTCGCGCGGTCGAAGACGCGCTGGCGATCAAGATTCCCGAAAATGCGAATTCGATTCGCAACATCATGCAGCTCACATTGCTGGCGCATGATCACATCGTGCATTTTTATCATTTGCATGCGCTCGACTGGGTCGACGTCGTTTCGGCGCTCAAGGCCGATCCGAAGGAAACCTCGCTGCTCGCGCAATCGATCTCTCCCTGGCCGCTGTCGTCTCCGGGCTATTTCAAGGACATTCAGGCGCGGCTGACCAAATTCGTCGACTCGGGCCAGCTCGGGCCGTTCAAGAACGGCTATTGGGGCAGCTCCGCCTACAAGCTTCCGCCCGAAGCCAATCTCATGGCGGTGACGCATTATCTGGAGGCGCTCGACTTCCAGAAGGAGATCGTGAAGATTCATACGATCTTCGGCGGCAAAAATCCGCATCCCAACTGGCTCGTCGGCGGCGTTCCCTGTCCGCTCAATATCGACGGCGTCGGCGGCATCGGCGCCATCAACATCGAAAGCCTCAATTACGTCTCGACGATCATCGATCAGACCAATCAGTTCATTGAACAGGTCTATCTGCCGGACGTGATGGCGATTGCGTCCTTCTACAAGGACTGGCTGCATGGCGGCGGTCTCGCCGGCAAGAGCATGATGAGCTATGGCGACGTGCCCGAGCGCGCCAATGATTTTTCGGAGAAGAGCCTCAATCTGCCGCGTGGCGCGATCATCAACGGCAATCTCTCCGAGGTGCACCCGATCGATCTGCGCAATTCCTCCGAGATACAGGAGTTCGTCACCCATTCCTGGTACGCCTATCCCGACGAGACACGCGGGCTGCATCCCTGGGACGGCGTCACCGAGCCGCATTTTGCGCTGGGCCCGAAAACGAAGGGCGTGAAGACCAATATCGAGTCGCTCGACGAGTCGGCGAAATATTCCTTCATCAAGGCGCCGCGCTGGAAGGGCCACGCCATGGAGGTCGGGCCGCTCGCGCGCTGGGCGATCGGCTATGCGCAGAACAAGCCGGAGTTCAAGGGGCCGATCGAAAAGACACTCAGGGACCTCGACCTGCCGCCGGAGGCGCTGTTCTCGACGTTGGGCCGCACGGCGGCCCGCGCGCTCGAAGCGCAATGGGCCGGTCAGCAGTTGCGGCGCTTCTACGACAAGCTCATCGCAACAATCAAAGCCGGCGATTCCTCGACCGCGAACACCGAAAAATGGAAGCCGGAGAGCTGGCCGAAGGACTGCAAGGGCGTCGGCTTTTCCGAGGCGCCGCGCGGCGCGCTTGGGCACTGGATCAAGATCAAGGATACGAGGATCGCCAATTATCAGTGCGTCGTGCCGACGACATGGAACGGCAGCCCGCGCGACCCGAAGGGCAATATCGGCGCGTTCGAAGCGGCGCTGCTCGGCACGCCCATGGTCGATGCGAGCCAGCCGCTGGAAATTCTTCGCACGCTGCATTCCTTCGATCCGTGCCTCGCCTGCTCGACCCATGTCATGAGCGAGGATGGTCAGGAGATGGCGTCCGTGAAGGTGCTGTGA
- a CDS encoding hydrogenase small subunit: protein MAAIESFYDVIRRQGITRRSFTKFCSLTSASLGFGPVAASQMAQALESKPRVPVIWMHGLECTCCSESFIRSAHPLVKDVVLSMISLDYDDTIMAAAGHQAEAILEETRRRHKGKYILAVEGNPPLNEDGMFCIDGGKPFIEKLKYMAEDAMAIIAWGACASWGCVQAAAPNPTQATPIDKVITDKPIIKVPGCPPIAEVMTGVVTFITTFGRLPELDRQGRPKMFYSQRIHDKCYRRPHFDAGQFVEDWDDEGARKGYCLYKLGCKGPTTYNACSAVRWNGGVSFPIQSGHGCIGCSEEGFWDQGSFYERLNKVTLFEVEKNADEIGFGAASVMAGAIGLHAALTAVRRASNRPENA, encoded by the coding sequence ATGGCTGCTATCGAATCGTTTTACGACGTCATCCGCCGTCAGGGGATCACGCGGCGCAGCTTTACGAAATTCTGTTCGCTGACATCGGCGAGCCTCGGATTCGGGCCCGTCGCCGCGTCGCAGATGGCGCAGGCGCTCGAAAGCAAGCCGCGCGTGCCGGTCATCTGGATGCATGGACTCGAATGCACCTGCTGTTCGGAGAGCTTCATCCGCTCGGCGCATCCGCTGGTGAAGGACGTTGTCCTTTCCATGATCTCGCTCGATTACGACGACACGATCATGGCCGCCGCCGGTCATCAGGCGGAGGCGATCCTCGAGGAGACGCGGCGCCGGCACAAGGGCAAATACATCCTCGCCGTCGAAGGCAATCCTCCGCTCAACGAGGATGGCATGTTCTGCATCGACGGCGGAAAGCCCTTCATCGAGAAGCTGAAATACATGGCCGAGGACGCCATGGCGATCATCGCCTGGGGCGCCTGCGCCTCATGGGGCTGCGTGCAGGCGGCGGCGCCCAATCCGACTCAGGCGACGCCCATCGACAAGGTCATCACCGACAAGCCGATCATCAAGGTGCCGGGCTGTCCGCCCATCGCGGAAGTGATGACCGGCGTCGTCACTTTCATCACCACTTTCGGCCGTCTGCCCGAACTCGACCGCCAGGGCCGGCCGAAAATGTTCTATTCGCAGCGCATCCACGACAAATGCTATCGGCGCCCGCATTTCGACGCCGGCCAGTTCGTCGAGGACTGGGACGACGAGGGCGCCCGCAAGGGCTATTGCCTCTACAAGCTCGGCTGCAAGGGCCCGACGACCTACAACGCCTGTTCCGCCGTGCGCTGGAACGGCGGCGTCTCCTTCCCCATCCAGTCCGGCCATGGCTGCATCGGCTGTTCGGAAGAGGGCTTCTGGGATCAGGGATCGTTCTACGAGCGACTGAACAAGGTGACCCTGTTCGAGGTGGAAAAGAACGCGGATGAAATCGGCTTCGGCGCCGCCTCCGTGATGGCGGGCGCGATTGGCCTGCACGCCGCCCTCACCGCCGTTCGCCGCGCCTCGAACCGGCCCGAGAACGCCTGA